A segment of the Colletotrichum destructivum chromosome 3, complete sequence genome:
TGTAGGGATGTATGAAAGTGGGTATGTTGACTTAGTTTACAGAATTACAGTGCAGCGAAACAAGGCCTTCCTTATACATATTGCAGCCCAATATCCCATTGGAAGCGGCTCCACGTCAGTCAAGCAAGCCTCCGTGCGAGCCCGGAGACAGAAAGTTCACATGAGTGATCCCATCAACGGCCATTTTTAAGGTTTTTCTTTTGCGGAGCAAAATGCAGAACAGAATTGTCTCAAGTCCTGCTGACGTGAAGCAGCAAAACCGATGGGACGAAAGCGTCTGGTGCCACGCTCCTCGTCATGACTTGGGCTTGGACTAACATTCCACGCCATCCAAGGGAGGCTTTTAGCGAGAGCACCATCAATAGTCGAGGAATTTCAGCCAAAGGGGAACTTGCCGGAGGCAGCCACACAGAGAAGAGAGACATCCCTTCAGTAAAGGGAGTAGACATGTCGGACGGACATTCATAAATCCCTGAATGCCTCGTCCTCTACTACCTGGCACGTGCTTGGGCAACTTACTTAATCTCCTACTTACCACCTGTTTCCCCTCCtggtttctcttcttcttgttgtttcGAATCCCTTTTCTCCTTTGGCAGCCCTCTCGCCGCAGCCCCCGTTCGGAGCCAGCTTCCCCGTGTACTCTACTCCTTCCCCTCGGCCGCTTGGCAAGATGCTCTGGCCAAACATCGTGTCAACAACGCGGTTGATATTCCAACGCCGGTATCGCGCTTTTCTCACCCAGGCAATCGTCGCAATCATCATCGTGGCCTTCGTGCTGAACTCCTACGGCCCATCGATACGAGACTTTACCGCCACACCACAAGAGCAGGACGTGGGGATTCCGGGCAGCTACACCGGGGAGAGTTTGCTCGCTCCCAAGCCAGACCCGGAGCAGTCTACAGGAGAAGACTATAACGACAAGCCCGAGTCGAACTTGGAGGAGAGCTTCCTGCAGGGTATGGAAACAAAACACCCCCGCAAGCGGCCAGGCGAAGAACGAGACCGGTCGAGATTGGTTTGATGGCTAACAGACCCATGTTGCTTGCTACACAGAATTCTCTCGTCAAGAAATCACTGGCGATCccaccgacgccggcctcgacacaCTGTGCAATCAGGGGAGCAGAGTGTGGAATCCCAATGTCATCATCGAGTGCCCCCTACTCGATGGAGGCTTTGGCAATGGTCGCCTGAACCTCTTGCAGTGTCTTCGTTATGTCATTGAGGCCAAAGGTAACCTTGCTTTTCCCACCattgcctccttctccgtACCACAGCAACTCGATTTCTGACACAGAACCTacgctctctctccctaGTGTCCATCAAGCTGCCACGCATCGCCCGCCGAAACGCCAACGACGTGACCGACTTCCGGACCAGCGATCACGTGGAACTCGACTACTTGATCGATGACAGGCGTTTCCTGCAGATTCTGGGGAACCACTGTCCCAACCTCGTCGTTCACCCTGCGGGCTACGACGACGCGCGGATCCGCCATCTGCCCATCATAAACCCCCTCAACGATCTGCAACTCGAAAGCTTCAGCGAAGAGAACATGCCCCCCATTTTCGCCGTGCCTACGCATCCCGAACTATGGCCGGCGGCCCTGGACAAGTGGCTGGAGTCTGCGACAGAGGGcaagccgccgtcggccgagtCGCCGGTGCTCCTCGGGCTTCACTCCATCATGTTCCTCTGGCCGACGTCGCACGACCCGCCCTCGGTGGTGCGCCACTTCAGCGAGCTCGTCCGCCCGCGGGACGAGGTCAGGCTcctcgcggccgcggcgctcCAGCggatgcagcagcagttcAACGTGCACATCGGCTTCCGGACCAGCGACGAGCCCAGGGCCCGCGACAACGCCTTCATCGGCGTCCACCTGCGCGTCGAGAAGGACTCGATCGACTACAAGTGGATCTCGTACGAGGACCAGTTCAACTACCTCGACCAGCGGCTGCGGGAGCGCAAGGGCAACGCCACGCACCCCCCCGACAAGACCCTGCCGGACACGGAGAAGACGGTTCTCTACGTCGCGAGCGGCGACGCTGACGGCATCGCCCGCTTCGCCAAAGACGTGGCGCCCATCACCGTCGTGACCAAGAACGACCTGCTGCCCGAGGGCAccttcgccggcgcctcgcTGCGCAACATGACCTGGGACCAGCAGGCGCTCGTGGACATGCTGATCCTCGAGCACTCGGGCTACTTCATCGGCGTCCGCGACTCGACTTTCTCGTGGCACCTGGCgctgcggcgggcggcggccgtgaaCTGGATCACCGGCGGGTACCCCGCCGACTGCTggcagggcgacgagggcacGAAAGACAGGAAGAGGATCGGGTGCAAATCAATGCTGGCGGAGAACGAGGAGTGGCGCGACAATCTAAGTGCCCTCGTGGGCAACGGTCATTATAGGCTAGAGCCGCAGGTTATGAGGACGTCTTGGCCCTGAGGCTGGGAGataaagagagagagagaaagagagagtgtgtgtgtggcaATAATCTGGTAGACCATATTGCAAGCATGATTTCAAGtaaaacaaaaaaaacaatGGTGTGAACCCCGTCTCAAGATGGTAGGTTGAGGAACGCAAGGGAGTCAAGGAAGGGATAGATTCCGCTCAACGAAGGCCCAGGAATAGCAATGACGGATTACAGAGCGAAACCCCTGAAACCTCTTATCGTCCCTAGGctgcttttcttcttccttctgccATGAAAACACTAATTCGAGAATTGATACCAGACTGAACATCAATGTTTGTAAGAAGAGAAATTTATTGCTATTGGAACGCCATAGAGAAAATTGATTCACGATGGGACTTTTCAacctctctctgtctccaCTCATTCTACAACCTTTTCTTTGG
Coding sequences within it:
- a CDS encoding Putative GDP-fucose protein O-fucosyltransferase, whose product is MLWPNIVSTTRLIFQRRYRAFLTQAIVAIIIVAFVLNSYGPSIRDFTATPQEQDVGIPGSYTGESLLAPKPDPEQSTGEDYNDKPESNLEESFLQEFSRQEITGDPTDAGLDTLCNQGSRVWNPNVIIECPLLDGGFGNGRLNLLQCLRYVIEAKVSIKLPRIARRNANDVTDFRTSDHVELDYLIDDRRFLQILGNHCPNLVVHPAGYDDARIRHLPIINPLNDLQLESFSEENMPPIFAVPTHPELWPAALDKWLESATEGKPPSAESPVLLGLHSIMFLWPTSHDPPSVVRHFSELVRPRDEVRLLAAAALQRMQQQFNVHIGFRTSDEPRARDNAFIGVHLRVEKDSIDYKWISYEDQFNYLDQRLRERKGNATHPPDKTLPDTEKTVLYVASGDADGIARFAKDVAPITVVTKNDLLPEGTFAGASLRNMTWDQQALVDMLILEHSGYFIGVRDSTFSWHLALRRAAAVNWITGGYPADCWQGDEGTKDRKRIGCKSMLAENEEWRDNLSALVGNGHYRLEPQVMRTSWP